One window of the Kallotenue papyrolyticum genome contains the following:
- a CDS encoding class I SAM-dependent methyltransferase, translating into MTPLLPIDWAALWRAQVAAEHAQYERLCDPRLRPGPDWWATQAEQFHRRSRAVSHTDALLQAALARVHPGATVLDIGAGTGRYALPLARAGAHVIAIDSSPAMLHYLQQEAAAEALPITIIAERWETSTVPVADLAICAHVLYPIADAELFLRKLDAHARHCWLLLNYEAPTSWMAPLWRVAYGEERLPLPGALEALALLHQLGIDAHLTPIPNTVTLRFASLDEALAEIRVRLCLASTPERDTRLREALTTLLEPLPDGSLRAPQPPHSALITWDGAPTRQG; encoded by the coding sequence ATGACACCGCTGTTGCCGATCGATTGGGCAGCCCTGTGGCGCGCGCAGGTCGCCGCCGAACACGCGCAGTACGAACGGCTCTGCGATCCGCGGCTACGGCCCGGACCGGACTGGTGGGCCACCCAGGCCGAGCAGTTTCACCGCCGTAGCCGCGCCGTCTCCCACACGGATGCCTTGCTGCAGGCGGCGCTGGCGCGCGTTCACCCGGGCGCGACCGTGCTGGACATCGGCGCGGGCACCGGACGCTATGCCCTGCCGCTGGCGCGGGCAGGCGCACACGTGATCGCCATCGACTCGTCGCCGGCAATGCTGCACTATCTGCAACAGGAGGCCGCGGCAGAAGCGCTGCCGATCACGATCATCGCCGAGCGCTGGGAAACGAGCACGGTGCCGGTTGCCGACCTGGCGATCTGCGCGCATGTGCTCTACCCCATCGCCGATGCGGAGCTGTTCCTGCGCAAACTCGACGCCCACGCCCGCCACTGCTGGCTGCTGCTCAACTACGAAGCGCCGACGAGCTGGATGGCGCCGCTGTGGCGCGTCGCCTACGGCGAGGAGCGACTGCCGTTGCCGGGCGCACTGGAAGCGCTGGCGCTGCTCCACCAACTGGGCATCGACGCCCACCTGACGCCGATCCCCAATACCGTCACATTGCGGTTTGCGTCGCTCGACGAGGCCCTGGCGGAGATACGGGTGCGACTCTGTCTCGCGTCCACGCCCGAACGCGACACTCGGCTCCGCGAGGCGCTAACGACACTGCTGGAACCGCTGCCGGATGGCAGCCTGCGCGCGCCACAGCCTCCCCACAGCGCCC